One Thermoflexus hugenholtzii JAD2 DNA window includes the following coding sequences:
- a CDS encoding c-type cytochrome — MIPNPPRALLLLAGILLTGCSLTLAAPPPAGDVPFRTQPVPTPTPALPPASLSLKTGQTIFRERCAACHGALGRGDGPQAAALRARFPDARLDLTQDFAARTASLWDWFRVVSEGRPERGMPPWANALSEAERWAVVFYAWSLAVPSEARASAPQRYREACATCHGTDGHAEMAPLADPERVLRAAPAAWIEALRPERVPAHAGLPELAPEIRQALVAYLPDLAFAVADREVRDPPRPTGSAEVSGQVLHGATEAPAAGVTVTLYALIGSSPIFSQTTRTAADGSFRFPEVPVYPEADYLPMAEWQEIAYPAAHPLTLTAGQALTVTLMVFDRTADPGGIHIDQAHWILQPLADRLLVTEIWIYSNRGPAAYGGAGSPGMIFFLPPGASNLQIAEGELGVRYRQEGERLIDTAAVPPGMGYQTAFGYELPLARARTLTLRSLYPVAQWNLLIAGDAMEATGPGIRDLGVRTLGSTVYRLYEVRPPAPGQAVTLALRPRSAAPGWLVPVLLILSAGLAAGIVWIRWGRPVDPIEELARLDEAYAAGEVDEATYRRRRAALKARAMRRMGAE; from the coding sequence ATGATCCCAAACCCTCCCCGTGCGCTTCTTCTGCTCGCCGGGATCCTCCTCACCGGCTGCTCCCTGACCCTGGCCGCCCCTCCGCCCGCGGGGGATGTCCCCTTCCGGACGCAGCCCGTGCCTACCCCCACGCCGGCGCTTCCCCCGGCCTCCCTCTCCCTCAAGACCGGTCAGACGATCTTCCGGGAACGCTGCGCCGCGTGCCACGGCGCGCTGGGGCGCGGCGACGGCCCTCAGGCGGCCGCCCTCCGCGCCCGCTTCCCGGACGCCCGCCTGGACCTGACGCAGGACTTCGCCGCCCGCACCGCTTCCCTGTGGGACTGGTTCCGAGTGGTCAGTGAGGGGCGACCGGAGCGGGGCATGCCGCCCTGGGCGAACGCCCTCAGCGAGGCGGAGCGCTGGGCCGTCGTTTTCTACGCCTGGTCTCTGGCCGTGCCGTCCGAAGCCCGGGCCAGCGCCCCACAGCGCTACCGGGAGGCGTGCGCGACATGCCACGGCACAGATGGACACGCGGAGATGGCTCCCCTCGCCGATCCAGAGCGGGTGCTCCGGGCGGCCCCCGCCGCATGGATCGAAGCGCTGCGGCCGGAACGGGTCCCCGCCCACGCCGGTCTGCCCGAGCTCGCCCCGGAGATCCGGCAGGCCCTCGTCGCTTATCTCCCGGATCTGGCCTTCGCCGTCGCGGATCGAGAGGTTCGGGATCCACCTCGCCCGACCGGGAGCGCCGAGGTGAGCGGCCAGGTCCTCCACGGCGCGACCGAGGCGCCCGCGGCCGGCGTCACCGTCACCCTCTACGCCCTGATCGGGTCCTCCCCGATCTTCTCGCAGACGACCCGCACGGCGGCCGATGGGAGCTTCCGCTTCCCTGAGGTACCGGTGTATCCGGAGGCCGATTACCTCCCGATGGCGGAGTGGCAGGAGATCGCTTACCCGGCGGCCCATCCGCTCACCCTGACCGCCGGGCAGGCGCTCACGGTGACGCTGATGGTCTTCGACCGGACAGCAGACCCGGGAGGGATCCACATCGATCAGGCCCACTGGATCCTGCAGCCGCTGGCGGATCGCCTGCTGGTGACCGAGATCTGGATCTACTCGAACCGGGGACCGGCCGCCTACGGAGGCGCCGGGAGCCCGGGGATGATCTTCTTTCTTCCTCCGGGCGCGTCCAACCTCCAGATCGCGGAGGGCGAGCTGGGCGTCCGTTACCGGCAGGAAGGAGAACGCTTGATCGACACCGCGGCGGTCCCGCCCGGGATGGGCTATCAGACGGCGTTTGGATATGAGCTCCCCCTGGCCCGGGCGCGGACGCTGACCCTGCGCTCCCTGTATCCGGTCGCTCAGTGGAACCTGCTGATCGCGGGCGATGCAATGGAAGCGACCGGCCCCGGGATCCGGGATCTGGGCGTGCGCACTTTGGGGTCAACCGTGTATCGTCTCTATGAGGTCCGCCCTCCGGCTCCGGGGCAGGCGGTGACCCTCGCCCTGCGGCCGCGCTCGGCGGCTCCCGGCTGGCTGGTCCCGGTCCTGCTGATCCTCAGCGCAGGGCTGGCGGCCGGGATCGTGTGGATCCGTTGGGGCCGGCCGGTGGATCCCATTGAGGAGCTCGCCCGGCTGGACGAGGCCTATGCGGCAGGGGAGGTGGACGAAGCGACCTACCGCCGACGGCGGGCCGCCCTGAAGGCCCGCGCCATGCGGCGGATGGGTGCCGAATGA